A window of the Streptomyces sp. JB150 genome harbors these coding sequences:
- a CDS encoding hemolysin family protein — translation MTAVQLLIGLATLVVNAFFVGAEFALISVRRSQIEPYAEQGDRRAKSVLWGLQHVSALMAAAQLGITLCTLVLGVVAEPAIAHLLEPAFHAMGVPSGAGHAVSFVIALTLATYLHMLLGEMVPKNIALAEPVRSALMLGPPLVTLSRALRPVIFTINAFANGLLKLLGIHTRDEVTSTFSDAELARLVKDSGAAGLIDDRAQERLHDALELGRRPVRDVVLPLERVVYARVGVTPEELERLSAESGFSRFPVVDEGRRIVGYLHVKDALDASPRDVPFRLRDMRSIARVRETTPLDDVLTAMRRSRTHLAAVLGTDGRLAGLVTMEDVLRELFGQRAGEV, via the coding sequence ATGACCGCCGTACAGCTGTTGATCGGTCTGGCGACCCTGGTCGTCAACGCCTTCTTCGTCGGGGCGGAGTTCGCGCTGATCTCCGTGCGGCGCTCGCAGATCGAGCCGTACGCCGAGCAGGGCGACCGGCGCGCCAAGAGCGTGCTGTGGGGTCTGCAGCACGTCTCCGCGCTGATGGCGGCGGCACAGCTCGGGATCACGCTGTGCACACTGGTGCTGGGCGTGGTCGCCGAGCCGGCGATCGCGCATCTGCTGGAGCCCGCCTTCCACGCGATGGGGGTGCCGAGCGGTGCCGGGCACGCGGTGTCGTTCGTCATCGCGCTGACCCTGGCGACGTACCTGCACATGCTGCTGGGCGAGATGGTGCCGAAGAACATCGCCCTCGCGGAGCCGGTGCGCAGCGCGCTGATGCTCGGGCCGCCGCTGGTGACGCTGTCGCGGGCACTGCGCCCGGTGATCTTCACGATCAACGCCTTCGCCAACGGCCTGCTGAAGCTGCTGGGCATCCACACCCGCGACGAGGTGACCTCGACGTTCTCGGACGCCGAGCTGGCCCGGCTGGTCAAGGACTCCGGCGCGGCCGGGCTCATCGACGACCGGGCGCAGGAGCGGCTGCACGACGCGCTGGAACTGGGCCGGCGGCCCGTGCGCGATGTCGTGCTGCCGCTGGAACGCGTGGTCTACGCGCGCGTGGGGGTGACCCCCGAGGAGCTGGAGAGGCTGTCGGCCGAGTCCGGGTTCTCCCGCTTCCCCGTGGTCGACGAGGGCCGGCGGATCGTCGGCTACCTCCACGTGAAGGACGCACTGGACGCCTCCCCGCGCGATGTGCCGTTCCGGCTGCGGGACATGCGGTCCATCGCGCGCGTGCGGGAGACGACCCCGCTGGACGACGTCCTCACCGCCATGCGCCGCAGCCGCACCCACCTCGCCGCCGTCCTGGGCACGGACGGGCGGCTGGCGGGCCTGGTGACGATGGAGGACGTGCTGCGGGAGCTGTTCGGGCAGCGCGCGGGGGAGGTGTGA
- a CDS encoding SGNH/GDSL hydrolase family protein: protein MQTNPPPTHTSLVAVGDSFTEGMSDLMPDGTYRGWADLLAARMAARAPGFRYANLAVRGKLIGQIVDEQVGPAAAMGADVITLVGGLNDTLRPKCDMGRVRGLLEEAVERLAPACKQLVLMRSPGRQGPVLERFRPRMEELFACVDELAARHGAVVVDLYGAPSLADPRLWDVDRLHLTGEGHRRVAEAVWQTLGYEPEDPDWHVPPPPTAPPGWAARRIADVRFTRQHLLPWIGRRLTGRSSGDGRPPKRPQLLPYELVADAES, encoded by the coding sequence ATGCAGACGAATCCCCCTCCCACGCACACCAGCCTGGTCGCGGTCGGCGACTCCTTCACCGAGGGCATGTCGGACCTGATGCCCGACGGGACCTACCGGGGCTGGGCCGATCTGCTCGCGGCGCGGATGGCCGCCCGCGCGCCCGGCTTCCGGTACGCCAACCTGGCGGTGCGCGGCAAGCTGATCGGGCAGATCGTGGACGAGCAGGTCGGCCCCGCCGCCGCGATGGGCGCCGACGTGATCACCCTGGTCGGCGGCCTCAACGACACCCTGCGGCCCAAGTGCGACATGGGCCGGGTGCGGGGCCTGCTGGAGGAGGCCGTGGAGCGGCTGGCGCCGGCCTGCAAGCAGCTGGTGCTGATGCGCAGCCCGGGCCGGCAGGGGCCGGTGCTGGAACGGTTCCGGCCGCGCATGGAGGAGCTGTTCGCCTGCGTGGACGAGCTGGCCGCCCGCCACGGCGCCGTCGTCGTCGACCTGTACGGGGCGCCCTCCCTGGCCGATCCCCGGCTGTGGGACGTGGACCGGCTGCACCTGACCGGCGAGGGACACCGCCGGGTCGCGGAGGCGGTCTGGCAGACCCTGGGCTACGAGCCGGAGGACCCGGACTGGCACGTCCCGCCCCCGCCCACCGCCCCGCCCGGCTGGGCCGCGCGCCGGATCGCCGACGTCCGCTTCACCCGGCAGCACCTGCTGCCCTGGATCGGCCGCCGCCTGACCGGCCGCTCCTCCGGCGACGGCCGTCCGCCGAAGCGGCCGCAGCTGCTGCCGTACGAGCTGGTCGCCGACGCGGAGTCGTGA
- the mug gene encoding G/U mismatch-specific DNA glycosylase has product MTRFTPAELEAARDRLVPDVVADGLRVLFCGINPGLMSAATGHHFARPGNRFWPVLHLSGFTPRQLRPAEQRELLTYGLGITNVVARATARADELSADEYREGGRQLALKVARLRPKWLAVVGVTAYRAAFDDRKARVGPQERVIAGTRVWVLPNPSGLNAHWTARTMAEEFARLRAAAED; this is encoded by the coding sequence CTGACCCGCTTCACCCCGGCGGAACTGGAGGCCGCCCGCGACCGTCTCGTACCGGACGTCGTCGCGGACGGTCTCCGTGTCCTGTTCTGCGGCATCAATCCGGGCCTGATGTCCGCGGCGACCGGCCACCACTTCGCCCGGCCCGGCAACCGCTTCTGGCCTGTGCTGCACCTGTCCGGCTTCACCCCGCGGCAGCTGAGGCCCGCCGAGCAGCGGGAGTTGCTGACGTACGGGCTCGGCATCACCAACGTGGTGGCGCGGGCGACGGCCCGGGCGGACGAGCTGAGCGCCGACGAGTACCGCGAGGGCGGGCGGCAGCTGGCGCTCAAGGTGGCGCGGCTGCGGCCGAAGTGGCTGGCGGTGGTGGGCGTCACCGCATACCGTGCCGCCTTCGACGACCGCAAGGCCCGGGTGGGCCCGCAGGAGCGGGTCATCGCGGGCACACGGGTGTGGGTGCTGCCGAACCCCAGTGGGCTCAACGCCCACTGGACGGCGCGGACGATGGCCGAGGAGTTCGCCCGCCTGCGCGCCGCCGCCGAGGACTGA
- a CDS encoding ABC transporter permease codes for MAFTPVLHAEWLKIRTLRSLIGALVALLAVTTAFSAIAASGSAPSDPGFDPLFTAFLGIAPGQIAALAFGALAVSCELSGGGLRLAFTAVPRRGSWFAAKLTAVAVPALLVGLVAGAVSLAVARAGMGSAADGLTAGQQLRGIAGCGLYLMLMAVFAAGLTALLRSAVGALSVLVPLLLVVSFVVGDSAGGLPEYLPDRAGQVVLHARPDGSLGPWTGLAVSALWTAAAVAAGAWSVRRRDA; via the coding sequence ATGGCGTTCACCCCCGTCCTGCACGCGGAGTGGCTGAAGATCCGCACCCTGCGCTCGCTCATCGGCGCCCTCGTCGCGCTGTTGGCGGTGACGACGGCGTTCTCCGCCATCGCCGCCAGTGGCTCCGCCCCCTCGGACCCCGGCTTCGACCCGCTGTTCACGGCCTTCCTCGGCATCGCACCCGGACAGATCGCGGCTCTCGCCTTCGGCGCCCTCGCCGTCTCCTGCGAACTCTCCGGCGGAGGGCTGCGCCTCGCCTTCACCGCGGTGCCCCGGCGGGGGAGCTGGTTCGCGGCCAAGCTGACGGCCGTCGCCGTACCGGCCCTCCTCGTCGGGCTGGTCGCCGGAGCCGTCTCGCTGGCGGTCGCCCGCGCGGGCATGGGCTCCGCCGCGGACGGGCTCACCGCCGGTCAGCAGCTGCGCGGCATCGCCGGCTGCGGCCTCTACCTGATGCTCATGGCCGTGTTCGCGGCCGGACTCACGGCCCTGCTGCGCAGCGCCGTCGGCGCGCTCAGCGTCCTCGTCCCGCTCCTGCTCGTGGTGTCGTTCGTCGTCGGGGACTCCGCCGGCGGCCTGCCCGAGTACCTGCCGGACCGGGCCGGCCAAGTCGTGTTGCACGCCCGGCCGGACGGCTCCCTCGGCCCCTGGACCGGTCTGGCCGTGAGCGCCCTGTGGACTGCCGCGGCGGTGGCGGCGGGAGCGTGGAGCGTGCGGCGCCGGGACGCCTGA
- a CDS encoding histidine kinase — MVRFLQPLLRGTTYTRLLHLWVPVLLVSVWLFVDMARPWVPALLLVPGGLIPAVRRGEGLQARFMLVPDEADSGISTTPSTTWGDRLRTVLWLEIRMVLGAVTVCLSIWMPILAVDLAAASLGRVPYDNPLLPIDEPHWGYAALAPLPLLVLAAGVVGLGELVTALARRLLGPSAAERLAALEERTEQLLERNRIARELHDSIGHALTVAVVQAGAARAAGDPAFTDRALGAIEETGRAALEDLDRVLGILREAERPVSGRPTLAEADRLLESARASGTKVDAEFTGPLAEVPGPVSREGYRILQEALTNVLRHADGVPARVRVAVADGRLDLEVRNPLPAAIPGPGRGSGLRGIRERAALLGGRARTGPDDGDWQVRVELPLG; from the coding sequence ATGGTCCGCTTTCTGCAACCGCTGCTGCGCGGGACGACGTACACGCGCCTGCTGCACCTGTGGGTTCCGGTGCTGCTGGTCAGCGTGTGGCTGTTCGTCGACATGGCACGCCCCTGGGTGCCCGCGCTGCTGCTGGTGCCGGGCGGGCTGATCCCGGCGGTGCGGCGCGGCGAGGGCCTGCAGGCGCGGTTCATGCTGGTGCCGGACGAGGCGGACTCGGGCATCTCCACCACGCCGTCGACGACTTGGGGCGACCGGCTGCGGACGGTGCTGTGGCTGGAGATCCGGATGGTGCTGGGCGCGGTGACCGTGTGCCTGAGCATCTGGATGCCGATCCTCGCGGTCGACCTGGCCGCGGCGTCGCTCGGCCGGGTGCCGTACGACAACCCGCTGCTGCCGATCGACGAACCGCACTGGGGGTACGCCGCGCTGGCCCCGCTGCCGCTGCTCGTGCTTGCCGCGGGGGTGGTGGGGCTCGGCGAACTGGTCACCGCGCTCGCGCGGCGGCTGCTCGGGCCGTCGGCGGCCGAACGGCTGGCCGCCCTGGAGGAGCGCACCGAACAGCTGCTGGAGCGCAACCGGATCGCGCGCGAGCTGCACGACTCCATCGGGCACGCGCTGACGGTGGCGGTGGTGCAGGCGGGCGCCGCGCGCGCGGCGGGCGATCCGGCGTTCACGGACCGGGCGCTCGGCGCGATCGAGGAGACCGGCCGGGCCGCGCTGGAGGACCTGGACCGGGTGCTCGGCATCCTGCGCGAGGCGGAGCGCCCGGTGAGCGGGCGTCCGACGCTGGCCGAGGCCGACCGGCTGCTGGAGTCCGCGCGGGCCTCCGGGACGAAGGTGGACGCCGAGTTCACCGGGCCGCTGGCAGAGGTGCCCGGCCCGGTCTCCCGGGAGGGCTACCGCATCCTCCAGGAGGCGCTGACCAATGTGCTGCGGCACGCGGACGGCGTCCCGGCACGGGTGCGGGTCGCGGTCGCGGACGGCCGGCTCGACCTGGAGGTCCGCAATCCGCTGCCGGCGGCGATACCCGGACCCGGCCGGGGCAGCGGGCTGCGCGGGATACGGGAGCGCGCGGCGCTGCTCGGCGGCCGGGCACGCACGGGGCCCGACGACGGCGACTGGCAGGTGCGCGTCGAACTGCCGCTCGGCTGA
- a CDS encoding ATP-binding cassette domain-containing protein, which produces MTSIDVRDLTKEYGTRRAVDHLTFTVAPGRVTGFLGPNGAGKSTTMRLVLGLDRPASGTATVGGRPYAALREPLREVGALLDVQAAHGSRTGRDHLRVLAASNRIPVSRVDEVLEETGLAGAARRRVRTYSLGMRQRLGIAAALLGDPAVVMLDEPSNGLDPEGIIWIRGLLRRLADEGRAVLVSSHLMNETASFADHLVVLGRGRLLADLPMRDFIDARVRPRVRVRTTDDTALRDLLARHGFETARSEGGGWTVQHARVDDIGRLLAEARLPVLELTPEEGTLEQAYLDLTAAETEFTAQPQEA; this is translated from the coding sequence ATGACCAGCATCGACGTCCGAGACCTCACCAAGGAGTATGGCACCCGGCGCGCCGTCGACCACCTCACGTTCACCGTCGCACCCGGCCGCGTCACCGGCTTCCTCGGCCCCAACGGCGCCGGGAAGTCCACCACCATGCGGCTCGTGCTCGGCCTCGACCGGCCGGCCTCCGGCACCGCGACCGTCGGCGGCCGCCCCTACGCCGCGCTGCGCGAGCCGCTGCGCGAGGTCGGCGCCCTCCTCGACGTCCAGGCAGCGCACGGCTCGCGCACCGGCCGCGACCACCTGCGCGTCCTCGCCGCGAGCAACCGCATCCCGGTCTCCCGCGTGGACGAGGTGCTGGAGGAGACGGGGCTGGCCGGCGCGGCCCGCCGCCGCGTGAGGACGTACTCGCTCGGCATGCGGCAGCGGCTCGGCATCGCGGCGGCCCTCCTCGGCGACCCGGCCGTGGTCATGCTCGACGAACCGTCCAACGGCCTGGACCCCGAGGGCATCATCTGGATCCGCGGACTGCTGCGCCGGCTCGCCGACGAGGGCCGTGCGGTGCTCGTCTCCAGCCATCTGATGAACGAGACCGCGTCCTTCGCCGACCACCTGGTCGTCCTCGGCCGGGGACGGCTCCTCGCCGACCTGCCCATGCGGGACTTCATCGACGCGCGCGTGCGGCCCCGCGTGCGGGTGCGCACCACCGACGACACGGCGCTGCGGGATCTGCTCGCCCGGCACGGCTTCGAGACCGCCCGGAGCGAGGGCGGCGGGTGGACCGTGCAGCACGCGCGCGTGGACGACATCGGCCGCCTCCTCGCCGAGGCCCGGCTCCCCGTCCTCGAACTGACCCCTGAGGAGGGCACCTTGGAGCAGGCCTATCTGGACCTGACCGCCGCCGAGACCGAGTTCACCGCCCAGCCCCAGGAGGCCTGA
- a CDS encoding hemolysin family protein, whose product MIEVLLLLVAVLLSLICGAFVAAEFSLTTVERGDLERAVERGERGAAGALKAVRNLTFQLSGAQLGITVTNLVVGMLAEPSVARLIAGPLRAVGVSRTAASSIALVLGTALSTVFLMVVGELVPKNWAISSPLAVAKRVGNTQRWFSALFRPFITHLNNTANRVVRRFGIEPAEELASARGPQELAALARHSAREGALEPDTAELFVRTLNLADLTAENVMTPRVQVIALEAQATCEDVANATRATGLSRFPVYRGSLDSVVGTAHVKDILAVPAERRPRVPVSELMREPLLVPETLTVDRLLDRLSGKRTMAVVIDEYGGTAGVATLEDIVEEVVGEVRDEHDPHETPDLAPAGTDEHGHALYSADGAARIDQLARVGLRAPEGPYETLAGLVATELGRIPAAGDVVEVAGWRMEVLDAAGRRAARVLLCAPLDDEKDLGDEGALA is encoded by the coding sequence ATGATCGAAGTGCTGCTCCTGCTGGTGGCCGTCCTGCTGTCGCTCATCTGCGGCGCCTTCGTCGCGGCGGAGTTCTCGCTGACCACCGTCGAGCGAGGCGACCTGGAACGCGCCGTGGAACGCGGCGAGCGCGGCGCGGCCGGCGCGCTGAAGGCCGTACGCAACCTGACCTTCCAGCTGTCCGGCGCGCAGCTGGGCATCACCGTCACCAACCTGGTCGTCGGCATGCTCGCCGAGCCGTCGGTCGCCCGGCTGATCGCGGGCCCGCTGCGGGCCGTCGGCGTCTCCCGGACCGCCGCGTCCTCGATCGCCCTGGTGCTCGGCACGGCGCTGTCGACGGTGTTCCTGATGGTCGTCGGCGAGCTGGTGCCCAAGAACTGGGCGATCTCCTCGCCGCTGGCCGTGGCGAAGCGGGTGGGCAACACACAGCGCTGGTTCAGCGCGCTGTTCCGGCCGTTCATCACCCACCTCAACAACACCGCCAACCGCGTGGTGCGCCGTTTCGGCATCGAGCCGGCCGAGGAGCTGGCCTCCGCGCGCGGACCGCAGGAACTGGCCGCGCTGGCCCGGCACTCCGCCCGCGAGGGCGCGCTGGAGCCGGACACCGCCGAGCTGTTCGTGCGCACCCTGAACCTCGCCGACCTGACCGCCGAGAACGTGATGACGCCCCGCGTCCAGGTCATCGCCCTGGAGGCGCAGGCGACCTGCGAGGACGTGGCGAACGCGACCCGCGCGACCGGTCTGTCCCGGTTCCCGGTCTACCGCGGCAGCCTCGACTCGGTCGTCGGCACCGCCCACGTCAAGGACATCCTGGCCGTCCCCGCCGAGCGCCGGCCCCGCGTGCCCGTCTCGGAGCTGATGCGCGAGCCGCTGCTGGTGCCGGAGACGCTGACCGTGGACCGGCTGCTGGACCGGCTGTCGGGCAAGCGGACGATGGCCGTGGTCATCGACGAGTACGGCGGCACGGCGGGTGTCGCCACGCTGGAGGACATCGTCGAGGAGGTCGTCGGCGAGGTCCGCGACGAGCACGACCCGCACGAGACACCCGACCTCGCCCCGGCCGGCACCGACGAGCACGGCCACGCGCTGTACTCGGCGGACGGCGCCGCCCGTATCGACCAGCTGGCCCGCGTGGGCCTGCGCGCGCCGGAGGGGCCGTACGAGACGCTGGCCGGCCTCGTCGCCACCGAGCTGGGCCGCATCCCGGCCGCCGGGGACGTGGTGGAGGTAGCCGGCTGGCGGATGGAAGTCCTGGACGCCGCCGGGCGCCGGGCGGCCCGCGTGCTGCTGTGCGCGCCGCTGGACGACGAGAAGGACCTGGGCGACGAGGGGGCGCTGGCATGA
- the purB gene encoding adenylosuccinate lyase yields the protein MTSAPAKPRIPNVLAGRYASAELATLWSPEQKVKLERQLWLAVLRAQKDLGIEVPDEAIADYERVLDTVDLASIAEREKVTRHDVKARIEEFNDLAGHEHVHKGMTSRDLTENVEQLQIRLSLELMRDRTVAVLARLGKLSAEYAELVVAGRSHNVAAQATTLGKRFATAADELLVSYARVEELLGRYPLRGIKGPVGTAQDMLDLLGGDGAKLAELEGRIAAHLGFGQAFTSVGQVYPRSLDYEVVTTLVQLAAAPSSLAKTIRLMAGHELVTEGFKPGQVGSSAMPHKMNTRSCERVNGLMVILRGYASMTGELAGDQWNEGDVSCSVVRRVALPDAFFALDGLLETFLTVLDEFGAFPAVVARELDRYLPFLATTKVLMGAVRAGVGREVAHEAIKENAVASALAMREQGAERNELLDKLAADERIPLDRAALDALMADKLSFTGAAADQVGAVVGRIEEIVKRHPEAAGYTPGAIL from the coding sequence GTGACTTCAGCGCCCGCCAAGCCCCGCATCCCCAACGTCCTCGCCGGACGGTACGCCTCCGCCGAGCTCGCCACGCTCTGGTCGCCCGAGCAGAAGGTGAAGCTGGAGCGTCAGCTCTGGCTCGCCGTGCTGCGGGCGCAGAAGGACCTCGGGATCGAGGTGCCGGACGAGGCGATCGCCGACTACGAGCGCGTCCTCGACACCGTCGACCTCGCCTCCATCGCCGAGCGCGAGAAGGTCACCCGGCACGACGTGAAGGCGCGGATCGAGGAGTTCAACGACCTCGCCGGGCACGAGCACGTGCACAAGGGCATGACCTCCCGCGACCTCACGGAGAACGTCGAGCAGCTCCAGATCCGGCTGTCGCTGGAGCTGATGCGCGACCGCACGGTCGCGGTGCTGGCCCGTCTCGGCAAGCTGTCCGCCGAGTACGCCGAGCTGGTCGTGGCCGGCCGCTCCCACAACGTCGCCGCCCAGGCCACCACCCTCGGCAAGCGCTTCGCGACCGCCGCCGACGAGCTGCTGGTCTCCTACGCCCGCGTCGAGGAGCTGCTGGGCCGCTACCCGCTGCGCGGCATCAAGGGCCCGGTCGGCACCGCCCAGGACATGCTGGACCTGCTCGGCGGCGACGGGGCCAAGCTGGCCGAGCTGGAGGGGCGGATCGCCGCCCACCTCGGCTTCGGCCAGGCCTTCACCTCCGTCGGCCAGGTCTACCCGCGCTCCCTCGACTACGAGGTCGTCACCACCCTGGTGCAGCTCGCCGCCGCGCCGTCCTCGCTGGCCAAGACGATCCGCCTGATGGCCGGGCACGAGCTGGTCACCGAGGGCTTCAAGCCGGGCCAGGTCGGCTCCTCGGCGATGCCGCACAAAATGAACACCCGCTCCTGCGAGCGCGTCAACGGCCTCATGGTCATCCTGCGCGGCTACGCCTCGATGACCGGCGAGCTGGCGGGCGACCAGTGGAACGAGGGCGACGTCTCCTGCTCGGTGGTGCGCCGCGTCGCCCTGCCGGACGCGTTCTTCGCGCTGGACGGCCTGCTGGAGACGTTCCTGACCGTGCTCGACGAGTTCGGCGCCTTCCCGGCCGTCGTCGCCCGGGAGCTGGACCGCTACCTGCCGTTCCTCGCCACCACCAAGGTGCTGATGGGCGCGGTGCGCGCGGGCGTCGGCCGGGAGGTCGCGCACGAGGCGATCAAGGAGAACGCCGTCGCCTCCGCGCTCGCGATGCGCGAGCAGGGCGCCGAGCGCAACGAACTCCTCGACAAGCTCGCCGCCGACGAGCGCATCCCCCTCGACCGCGCCGCGCTGGACGCGCTGATGGCCGACAAGCTGTCCTTCACGGGCGCCGCCGCCGACCAGGTCGGTGCCGTCGTCGGCCGGATCGAGGAGATCGTCAAGCGGCACCCGGAGGCCGCCGGCTACACCCCCGGAGCGATCCTCTGA
- a CDS encoding LLM class F420-dependent oxidoreductase — MPRPFRFGVNLLSAAPAAEWRAKCRRAEELGYDVLLVPDHLGMPAPFPALVAAAEATQRPRVGTFVLNAGFWNPALLAREVATTDALTGGRLELGLGTGYVRAEHETAGLPWGSPGERVNHLLRTVEELNRLLGSDDHLPRPVQRPRVPLLIGAGGDRMLRLTAEHADIAAFTGARAVPGSTTGELLPVTAEELDERVALYRRLAADRAEPAELNLLIQQVAVTEDPEGALRPLLSHVPQLSPEEALRLPIVLAGTEEEIVERVLALRERYGFSYLTVLEPAMEAFAPVMAALRGR, encoded by the coding sequence ATGCCGCGCCCGTTCCGTTTCGGTGTCAATCTGCTGTCCGCCGCGCCCGCCGCCGAGTGGCGGGCCAAGTGCCGCCGGGCGGAGGAACTGGGTTACGACGTGCTGCTCGTCCCCGACCATCTGGGGATGCCCGCGCCGTTCCCCGCGCTGGTGGCGGCGGCCGAGGCGACGCAGCGCCCGCGGGTGGGCACGTTCGTGCTCAACGCCGGGTTCTGGAACCCCGCGTTGCTGGCCCGCGAGGTGGCCACGACGGACGCCCTCACGGGCGGCCGGCTGGAACTCGGCCTCGGCACCGGCTACGTCCGGGCCGAGCACGAGACGGCCGGGCTGCCGTGGGGTTCCCCCGGCGAGCGGGTGAACCATCTGCTGCGCACGGTCGAGGAGCTGAACCGGCTGCTCGGCTCGGACGACCACCTGCCCCGCCCGGTCCAGCGGCCCCGTGTGCCGCTGCTGATCGGCGCCGGCGGCGACCGGATGCTCCGGCTGACCGCCGAGCACGCGGACATCGCGGCCTTCACCGGGGCGCGGGCCGTGCCCGGCAGCACGACCGGGGAACTGCTGCCGGTGACGGCCGAGGAGCTGGACGAGCGGGTGGCCCTCTACCGGCGCCTGGCCGCGGACCGCGCGGAGCCCGCCGAGCTGAACCTCCTGATCCAGCAGGTCGCCGTGACGGAGGACCCCGAGGGGGCGCTCCGGCCGTTGCTGTCCCACGTCCCGCAGCTGAGCCCCGAGGAGGCGCTGCGGCTGCCCATCGTCCTGGCGGGCACCGAGGAGGAGATCGTCGAACGGGTCCTGGCCCTGCGCGAGCGGTACGGGTTCTCCTACCTGACGGTGCTGGAGCCCGCCATGGAGGCGTTCGCTCCGGTGATGGCGGCGCTGCGGGGGCGGTGA
- a CDS encoding response regulator transcription factor, translating into MPPITVLLVDDEPLVRAGLRAVLEAQPDLEVVGEAADGAAVIPLVRQLRPRVVAMDVRMPLLDGIEATRAVLRTVPDPPKILVVTTFENDEYVYDALRAGADGFLLKRARPAEIVHAVRLVAEGESLLFPASVRRLAAEYGDGEGNPSARAVLERAQLTEREAEVLRLMTRGLSNAEIAARLVVGTETVKTHVSAVLGKLGARDRTQAVIAAYESGFVSPG; encoded by the coding sequence ATGCCGCCGATCACCGTGCTCCTCGTCGACGACGAACCCCTCGTCCGCGCGGGGCTGCGCGCCGTACTGGAGGCGCAGCCCGATCTGGAGGTGGTCGGGGAGGCCGCCGACGGGGCGGCGGTGATCCCGCTGGTGCGGCAACTGCGGCCCCGCGTGGTCGCGATGGACGTCCGGATGCCATTGCTGGACGGCATCGAGGCCACCCGCGCGGTGCTGCGGACCGTGCCGGACCCGCCGAAGATCCTCGTGGTGACGACGTTCGAGAACGACGAGTACGTCTACGACGCGCTGCGCGCGGGCGCCGACGGGTTCCTGCTGAAGCGGGCCCGGCCCGCGGAGATCGTGCACGCGGTGCGGCTGGTCGCGGAGGGCGAGTCGCTGCTGTTCCCCGCGTCGGTGCGGCGGCTGGCCGCCGAGTACGGCGACGGCGAAGGGAACCCGTCGGCGCGGGCCGTGCTGGAGCGCGCGCAGCTGACCGAGCGGGAGGCGGAGGTGCTGCGGCTGATGACGCGGGGCCTGTCGAACGCGGAGATCGCCGCCCGGCTGGTGGTCGGCACCGAGACGGTCAAGACACATGTCAGCGCGGTCCTGGGGAAGCTGGGGGCACGGGACCGGACACAGGCGGTGATCGCGGCGTACGAGTCGGGGTTCGTCTCGCCTGGTTGA
- a CDS encoding GNAT family N-acetyltransferase, with product MTDLRIRAARAEDVDAVLGFWKTAAEGASISDDRDGVERLIARDAGALILAERAGELVGTVIAGFDGWRCHLYRLAVHPDRRRQGIGTALLAAAEERFVRLGGRRADAMVLTRNETAHHAWHAAGYAPEERWRRWVKPLTES from the coding sequence ATGACCGACCTGCGGATACGGGCCGCTCGGGCCGAAGACGTCGATGCCGTGCTGGGCTTCTGGAAGACCGCCGCCGAGGGGGCGAGCATCAGTGACGACCGGGACGGGGTGGAACGGCTGATCGCGCGGGACGCCGGCGCGCTGATCCTGGCGGAGCGGGCGGGTGAGCTGGTGGGCACGGTGATCGCCGGGTTCGACGGCTGGCGGTGCCATCTCTACCGGCTGGCGGTGCACCCGGACCGGCGGCGGCAGGGCATCGGCACCGCGCTGCTCGCCGCCGCCGAGGAGCGGTTCGTACGGCTCGGAGGGCGTCGCGCGGACGCGATGGTGCTCACCCGCAACGAGACGGCCCACCACGCCTGGCACGCCGCCGGCTACGCGCCGGAGGAGCGGTGGCGGCGCTGGGTGAAGCCGTTGACCGAATCCTGA